The DNA window CGCCGCGCGTCGCCTCGGACAGCGAGCCGAACGTGCCCGCCTGCCCGACCAGCAACGCCACCAGCACGAGCAACGGCGCCGCGGTCGAGGCGCTGCGGCGGACCCCGTCGCGCAGGTTGGCCTGGGCGAGCAGGCCGATCGTGGTGCCGCGCAACAGGAATCCGGCCAGCAGACCCGCGAACGGCACCACGAGCGGGCTGAACGCGCTCATCGCGATCGCCCCGGTGATGCCGACGAACAGCGTGATCGGGATGACGCCGTCGCCCGGCACGATCCTGGAGACGATCATGAGCGCGATCGCGCCCGCGGCGAACAGGATGCCGAAGAACCACCGCGGCGCGGTCATCACGCGCGTCGCGGTGCCGGTTTCGCGCACCGCGTCGAGCGGCCGGACCTTCGCCGCGCGCCGTGACGCGGCCAGCACACCCGCGAGCGCGACACCGACGCCGACCCCCGCGGACACGCCGAGGATCCACGACTGCCAGCGGGGCGCGAAATCCGGCGGCAGGAACCCGAGATCGGTCAGCAGCCAGCTCTGGAACCGCATCGCGGCCAGCCCGAGCGGCACGCCGATCCCGGTCCCGATCGCGCCGAGCACGAGCGCTTCGGACAGCAGCAGCCTGCGCACCTGTCCCCTCGCCCCGCCGACGAGCCGCAACAGCGCGAGATCGCGCCTGCGCTGCGCCACGGTGAACGCGAAGGTCGAGCTGACGATGAAGATCGCGAGGAACGCCGAAAGCCCGAGCGTCATGCCGAGCAGGGTGATCGCGCCCGTGTAGCCGTCGCGCAGGCGGTCGGCCACCTCCGGCGGCAGGTCCGCCGAGATGTCCGGGGACGCCGCGGAAACCAGGATCAGCAGGGACGACTGCACGAGCGCGACCCCGAGGCACACCGTGAGGACCGCGCCGATGAACAGCGGCCACCGTTCGCGGAAGGTGCTCAGCGACAGGCGGAACACCTACGACTCCAGCCGGGCGAGCCGGTCGGCGACCTCGCGGGAGGACAGCCGCCCCGCGGTGTCCACGACCCTGCCGTCGGAGAGGAACACGACCGCGTCCGCGCACGCCGCGGCGGCCGGGTCGTGCGTCACCATCATGATCGTCTGCCCCTCGGCGTCGACGAGCCGCCGCAGCAGCCCGAGCACCGTGCGCGCGGACTTCGAATCGAGCGCGCCGGTGGGCTCGTCGGCGAAGAGCACCGACGGACGGGTGGCCATCGCGCGCGCGATGGCCACCCGCTGCTGCTGCCCGCCGGAGAGCTCGCGCGGCCGGTGCCCGCCGCGGTCGGCGAGCCCGACCGAAGCCAGCACGTCGCGGACGTCCTTTTTGGACACCCGGACACCCGCGAGTTTCAGCGGCAGCGCCACGTTCTGCTCCGCGGTCAGCGAGCCGACCAGGTTGAAGCTCTGGAAGACGAACCCGACCTCGCGGCGGCGCAACGCGGTGAGCGCGGCGTCCGAGGCCGAGGTGATGTCGGTGCCGCCGAGG is part of the Amycolatopsis sp. CA-230715 genome and encodes:
- a CDS encoding ABC transporter ATP-binding protein; its protein translation is MTTAIQLDREPGAVPGAVAIELRGVSRGYGTKHAAVTALDDVSLALPSGSWTAVMGPSGSGKSTLLHCAAGLEQVSSGQVLLGGTDITSASDAALTALRRREVGFVFQSFNLVGSLTAEQNVALPLKLAGVRVSKKDVRDVLASVGLADRGGHRPRELSGGQQQRVAIARAMATRPSVLFADEPTGALDSKSARTVLGLLRRLVDAEGQTIMMVTHDPAAAACADAVVFLSDGRVVDTAGRLSSREVADRLARLES